CATGGCCCCATGCAGGAAGTGGGTCGCGAAATGTTGTTCATCAACAAATCCCTCGATCGCACTGAGCGCAAAAACGCCGACAAGCTGTCACGCTCCTTGAAAGATGCCTTGGCAGGCCTTGATGAAGCAGCACGCCTGCAGGATGCCGGTCAAATGCAGAAGGCCTACGGCAATCTTGCTGCAAGCTTTGATGCCTATTCCGACGTCATTCCAGCTGAGGCATTGAGCTGACGCATTCCGTCGCTGTTATTGGTGCTGGAGCCATTGGCCTCAGCACTGCTTGGCAGCTGTCTCAAGGGGGACATCAGGTCGCTCTCTTCGATCCGAGGCTGAATCAGCCCAGCGAAACGGGGATTCCTAACAGCAGAGGGAATGGCACCAGTGCGTCCCTGGGTGTGCTGATGGGGCATGTGTTCCGTCGCACCAGTGGTCGCGGATGGAGACTGCGCCAGCGCAGCATGGCGCTCTGGCCGCAGTGGATTGCGGACCTGCAACGGTTCGAACCAGCGCTCAGCCTGAATCGATCCCTCATTCAAATCGCAGAGGACGCCTCCGCCTTTGAGCGCATGCGGACGCTCGCATCCGACAGAAGTCATCTGGGTATACAGGCCATCCCGCCTGGCGACATTGAGACGATTTGGCCAACCGCTCAGTTCGGAGCACTGCGATCCAAGAACGATGGCCGAATCAACCCAGTGCTGTTGCAAAAAGCTCTTCGCTTAGCCCTTGCATCAAGTTCCGTCGAGCTTGTCCCAGAGCCCATCAATGCCCTAACTCGCAAAAATCCTGGCTGGCAGCTCAACGGCAGCGGAGGTCACAAAAGCGTTCACGATGCTGTTGTGATCTGCGCGGCACTGGCAAGCCCAGCTCTCATCGAACCGCTGGGCCACAGTCGTCCGATCAGCCCAGTCTTAGGACAAGCCCTTGCCCTCCAATGCGCCGATGGACCCTCCAATTGGCAAGGATGGCCCAGTGTGCTGGTGGACCAGGGATTTAATTTGATCCCGAACGGCCCAAAACGGTTGCTTCTGGGAGCAACCGTCGAGCCAGGAGATTCAGCGGCGCACAGCCCCTTAGAACTGATGCGATCTCTGAACGACAGAGCACCAACCTGGTTAAAAAACGCCGAACCGATTGACCAATGGAGCGGTTTACGCGCACGTCCGGTGGACCGCCCCGCTCCACTGCTCGAAGCACTCGAACCAGGACTCATTTTGGCCTCGGGCCATTACCGAAACGGCGTTTTACTCGCTCCCGCAACGGCTGAATGGATCGCCAATGGCTTCGCTAATGATGCGAACGGTTTTTGAACAATCCCAATAAAAAAGGGCCCTGAATGGGCCCTTAACTCAAGAAAGTGAGATCGAGAAATTATTTGGTTTCGGTGAATTCCGCATCGATCACGTCGTCAGCGGCGTTTCCGCCACCAGCAGCAGCATTGGCACCAGCTGCGGCGTCGCCTTCAGGCGCTGCACCGCCGGCTTGGGCGCCGTCTTGTTGGTAGACCGACGCACCCACGGTGTAGAGCTCCTGCTGCAATTCCTCCAGCAGAGTCTTCATCGCGTCGTAATCCTCTGCTTCGACAGCGTCCTTGAGCTTGATGCGCTTCTCTTCCACCTTTGCCTTGGCATCGGCATCAACCTTGTCGCCCAGTTCGCCCATCTGCTTTTCAGCCTGATAGACGAGGGTTTCGGCCTGATTCTTCAGGTCGATCTTTTCACGCTTCTCCTTGTCAGCGCTGGCGTTGGTCTCGGCGTCCTTCACCATCTTGTCGACCTCAGAATCCGACAGGGTCGAAGCACCGGTGATCGAGATGGACTGCTCCTTGCCGCTGCCCTTGTCCTTGGCAGTAACGCTCAGGATTCCATTGGCATCGATATCGAACGTCACTTCAATTTGAGGAACACCCCGAGGAGCAGGGGGAATGCCATCGAGCCGGAAGGTTCCGAGAGACTTGTTATCCGATGCCATTTCGCGCTCACCCTGGAGCACGTGAATTTCCACGTTCGTCTGACCGTCTACAGCCGTGGAATAGGTCTCCGACTTCTTGGTGGGAACAGTGGTGTTGCGGGTGATCATCTTGGTCATCACACCGCCCAGGGTCTCCACACCCAAGGACAACGGCGTGACATCCAGGAGAAGAATGTCCTTCACCTCTCCGGCAAGAACGCCCCCCTGAATCGCAGCACCAACAGCCACCACCTCGTCAGGGTTGACCGTTTGGTTCGGATCTTTACTCGTGGTGCGCTTAACCAGTTCAAGGACGGCTGGGATGCGGGTGGAGCCACCCACCATCACGATCTCGTCGAGTTCACCTGAAGACAATTTCGCGTCTTTCAGAGCCTGCTCCACGGGAACCCGGCAGCGGTCGATCAGATTCGATGCCAATTCCTCGAATTTGGCCCGCGTCAAAGTGAGATCGAGGTGCTTTGGCCCCTCAGGGGTCGCCGTAATAAACGGCAAATTGATCTCGCTTTGGGTGGCATTGGAGAGCTCGATCTTGGCTTTTTCAGCGGCTTCAGTCAGTCGCTGCAGAGCTTGCTTGTCCTGGCGCAGATCGATACCTTCGTTCGATTTGAACGTTGCAGCCAAGTGATCAACGATCACTTTGTCGAAATCATCACCACCGAGGTGGGTGTCACCGGAGGTGGACAGAACTTCGAAAACACCATCGCCAACCTCCAAAACAGAGACATCGAATGTGCCGCCGCCGAGGTCAAAAACCAGAATTCGTTCGTTGCTCTTTTTATCGAGGCCGTAGGCCAAAGCCGCCGCTGTGGGCTCGTTGATGATGCGAAGCACCTCAAGGCCAGCGATCTTTCCAGCATCCTTCGTCGCCTGGCGCTGTGAGTCGTTGAAGTACGCAGGAACTGTGATTACCGCTTGGGTGACGCTCTCTCCCAAATACTTGCCTGCATCTTCCGCCAACTTGCGCAACACC
The DNA window shown above is from Synechococcus sp. CC9902 and carries:
- the psbQ gene encoding photosystem II protein PsbQ, which translates into the protein MLKAIRRLAAFCLCIGLCWGLMIPASSEAASSKPDDLSVLKRQAEAFTNTKARLPELARLVSNEDWTFTRNLIHGPMQEVGREMLFINKSLDRTERKNADKLSRSLKDALAGLDEAARLQDAGQMQKAYGNLAASFDAYSDVIPAEALS
- the dnaK gene encoding molecular chaperone DnaK, which encodes MGKVVGIDLGTTNSCVSVMEGGKPTVIANAEGFRTTPSVVAYTKNQDQLVGQIAKRQAVMNPANTFYSVKRFIGRRVDEVSEEQKEVSYGVEKSGSNVKVKCPVLDKQFAPEEVSAQVLRKLAEDAGKYLGESVTQAVITVPAYFNDSQRQATKDAGKIAGLEVLRIINEPTAAALAYGLDKKSNERILVFDLGGGTFDVSVLEVGDGVFEVLSTSGDTHLGGDDFDKVIVDHLAATFKSNEGIDLRQDKQALQRLTEAAEKAKIELSNATQSEINLPFITATPEGPKHLDLTLTRAKFEELASNLIDRCRVPVEQALKDAKLSSGELDEIVMVGGSTRIPAVLELVKRTTSKDPNQTVNPDEVVAVGAAIQGGVLAGEVKDILLLDVTPLSLGVETLGGVMTKMITRNTTVPTKKSETYSTAVDGQTNVEIHVLQGEREMASDNKSLGTFRLDGIPPAPRGVPQIEVTFDIDANGILSVTAKDKGSGKEQSISITGASTLSDSEVDKMVKDAETNASADKEKREKIDLKNQAETLVYQAEKQMGELGDKVDADAKAKVEEKRIKLKDAVEAEDYDAMKTLLEELQQELYTVGASVYQQDGAQAGGAAPEGDAAAGANAAAGGGNAADDVIDAEFTETK
- a CDS encoding NAD(P)/FAD-dependent oxidoreductase, with translation MGLSTAWQLSQGGHQVALFDPRLNQPSETGIPNSRGNGTSASLGVLMGHVFRRTSGRGWRLRQRSMALWPQWIADLQRFEPALSLNRSLIQIAEDASAFERMRTLASDRSHLGIQAIPPGDIETIWPTAQFGALRSKNDGRINPVLLQKALRLALASSSVELVPEPINALTRKNPGWQLNGSGGHKSVHDAVVICAALASPALIEPLGHSRPISPVLGQALALQCADGPSNWQGWPSVLVDQGFNLIPNGPKRLLLGATVEPGDSAAHSPLELMRSLNDRAPTWLKNAEPIDQWSGLRARPVDRPAPLLEALEPGLILASGHYRNGVLLAPATAEWIANGFANDANGF